The Lewinellaceae bacterium genome has a segment encoding these proteins:
- the xseA gene encoding exodeoxyribonuclease VII large subunit, with protein sequence MQALSLFELNEFIRRITALNFPEPIWVRAEIAQYSIARGNHFISLVEKDESAGGVITAESEAVIWSGQFHRMAAAMNVPVKAILQEGMEVLIKVQPEFHERYGLKLIIVEIDTAYTIGKLALERQKIIEQLREKQLLDLNAEVRLAPVIQNIAILSNDTAAGYQDFMDQITRNRFGYVFQTRLFKTAMQGENTVAEALQNLKRIRRSGINFDCVIIIRGGGAKLTLKAFDNYELSEAIAKFPIPVISGIGHERDESVLDLVAHTSLKTPTAVAEFIIQHNYFFESDLLLLGRQFGQQVRYRLGNEVLKLKNAQMEMKHLALASLKSDLQKVLQCSLILPTQVHRKLQTERKELDHASLIADLLNVEKTLTRGFSLTTNEAGTLLTSSLQLKKGDTIVTRLKDGTVNSKITKA encoded by the coding sequence TTGCAGGCATTATCATTGTTTGAACTTAACGAATTTATCAGGAGAATTACGGCATTGAACTTCCCGGAACCAATATGGGTGCGGGCAGAAATTGCGCAGTATTCCATTGCGCGGGGCAATCATTTTATCAGCCTGGTGGAAAAAGATGAATCGGCAGGTGGGGTCATTACGGCAGAATCAGAAGCCGTAATCTGGAGCGGACAATTCCACAGGATGGCGGCAGCCATGAATGTCCCTGTCAAGGCTATTTTGCAGGAAGGAATGGAAGTTTTAATAAAGGTGCAACCGGAATTTCATGAACGTTATGGGTTGAAATTGATCATTGTTGAAATTGATACAGCCTATACCATTGGCAAGCTGGCTCTTGAGCGGCAAAAAATCATTGAACAGTTGCGCGAAAAACAACTCCTTGATCTTAATGCGGAGGTTCGATTGGCTCCAGTGATTCAAAATATAGCCATTTTAAGCAACGATACGGCGGCCGGGTATCAGGATTTTATGGATCAGATCACTCGCAACAGGTTTGGATATGTATTTCAAACACGGTTATTTAAAACAGCTATGCAGGGCGAAAATACGGTGGCCGAAGCGCTGCAAAATCTCAAAAGAATTCGACGTTCCGGAATAAATTTTGATTGTGTCATCATCATCAGGGGCGGGGGCGCAAAATTGACCCTGAAAGCTTTTGATAATTATGAACTCAGTGAGGCCATCGCCAAATTTCCGATTCCTGTTATTTCGGGTATTGGCCATGAACGCGATGAATCCGTTTTGGACCTGGTGGCGCATACTTCCCTTAAAACACCTACGGCTGTGGCTGAATTTATCATTCAGCATAATTATTTTTTTGAAAGCGATCTCCTGTTATTGGGAAGGCAATTCGGGCAACAAGTGAGATACCGGCTGGGCAATGAAGTCCTGAAACTGAAAAATGCTCAGATGGAAATGAAACATTTGGCATTGGCCAGTTTAAAAAGCGATCTTCAAAAAGTATTGCAGTGTAGCTTAATTTTACCAACACAGGTTCACCGAAAACTTCAAACCGAGCGAAAAGAACTGGACCATGCTTCTCTAATTGCGGATCTGCTAAATGTCGAAAAAACACTGACAAGGGGGTTTAGTTTAACCACCAATGAAGCGGGAACACTACTCACTTCTTCGCTACAATTGAAAAAAGGAGACACCATTGTCACCCGATTAAAAGATGGAACGGTAAATAGTAAAATTACTAAAGCATAA
- the xseB gene encoding exodeoxyribonuclease VII small subunit, translating into MEQMTYQQAFTELQSIIEALKEEIIDIDELTERSRRAAYLIQFCSEKLRSTEEEIKALFDDTEFN; encoded by the coding sequence ATGGAGCAAATGACTTATCAGCAGGCTTTTACGGAACTGCAATCCATCATAGAAGCACTTAAGGAAGAAATAATCGATATTGATGAATTGACGGAGCGATCCCGGCGTGCAGCCTATTTGATCCAGTTTTGTAGTGAAAAATTGAGGTCCACAGAGGAAGAGATTAAAGCGCTTTTTGATGATACTGAATTCAATTAA